The nucleotide sequence GTCGACTGGTTCGACGAGTCGAGGATCGAGATCGAGAAGTTGCCCGAACCCGTGTACGTGGCCTTGACGATGCCCGCGGTGGCGCCGGTCGGCAGGGTGATGACGTCGTCGCCCGCGCCCGACTTCGTGATCGGCGCGAAGGTGCCGTACTTCTTGGTCGCCCAGGCGGCGGGCGAGTTCGAGTCGCTCTTGGGGGCGGCGGCCTTGCTCGGGGTGGTCGCCTTCGAGGGCGCAGGAGCAGCGGGAGTCTTCGCCGCGGCCGGTGTCTCGGCCGCCGGAGCCGAGTGCGTGGTGGCCACACCCTCGTCGAACGCGGCTTTGGTGCTCGAAGCGCTGCTCGTCCCCGTCGCGATGCTGATGATGAGCGACACCAGGACGACGGCCCCGGTGACGATCCACGCGGTGCGCGCGACCTTCGGTGTGCGGCCCGCGAGCGGGCGGCCCTGCTTGTCGCGGGTGGATCCGGTGAGCACGAGGATCAGGTCGATCAGCGCCCAGATGCCGAGACCGCCCCAGGTGATCAGCTTCAGGATGCCCGTGCCCACCTTGCCGAGGTAGAACCGGTCGATGCCGAGACCGCCGAGGAGGAGCGACAGGAGCCACGTGGTGACGAACGACTTCGACGACTCGCCCGGCTGCTGAGGCTGCATGCCGTACGGCGCGCCGTAGGGCTGGCCGGGGGCGGGCGGGACCGCGCCGGGCTGGCCGTACTGCGGCGGGGCGGCCTGCGCGGTGGCGGGCTGGCCGTACGTGGGCGCGCCGGGCTGGCCGGGCTGCACGTAGGGCGGCGGGGTCGTCGGCGCGCCCGAGGAGGTCGCGTCGGGAGTCTCGTTGGTCATGGATGATCCTTGCTGTGTGTGATCTGATTCGGGTCGTGCGGGCGCGACGAGGAGACCCACCTTCGAGGACCTGTCAGCGGCGCCCCCGGGGCGCTGACGACTCGAACATCAAGGTGAGTAGCTTTCACTAGTTGACCATCGACCGCCGACGTTCCGAAACGACCCGTTCGGGGGCGGCGCTCGTAGCGCACGGTCACGACCCCAACCCCCACTCGCGGGC is from Frondihabitans australicus and encodes:
- a CDS encoding TM2 domain-containing protein, whose amino-acid sequence is MTNETPDATSSGAPTTPPPYVQPGQPGAPTYGQPATAQAAPPQYGQPGAVPPAPGQPYGAPYGMQPQQPGESSKSFVTTWLLSLLLGGLGIDRFYLGKVGTGILKLITWGGLGIWALIDLILVLTGSTRDKQGRPLAGRTPKVARTAWIVTGAVVLVSLIISIATGTSSASSTKAAFDEGVATTHSAPAAETPAAAKTPAAPAPSKATTPSKAAAPKSDSNSPAAWATKKYGTFAPITKSGAGDDVITLPTGATAGIVKATYTGSGNFSISILDSSNQSTGELLVNTIGSYGGTTAYGFTELNKGVTMQVSADAGWTITISPVSSAQTIGASGSGAGDGVYLYTGSAGTLTASYKGDSNFTVEEETGKAFSDPLLINEIGTYSGTVPMMSGPAVLVIGADGGTWTTQTK